The DNA window ATCCTATTCGTTCGAACACCATATTCCATCTTTTACACCACTAAGGTAAGAAAGCTGAGAGGTCATACAGATGGGTTAGGTGCTTGAGGTTCTGCAGCTCTTCTGGTATCTGGCCAACTGCATCTCTGGCATATATCTTCCTGCATCATCAACACGCAAAGCATTAGCTTTCGCCTTCTCAATTTGTCGCTGACCATATTGGCCAGACAAGAGGACAAACCACCGAGTCATCCGATCGACGCTTTGCAGTTGGAACTGTCAAGAGAGCATCAAAAGAATTGTGTTCGCATCGCAAGCTAGGCAATCCACCGAACACCTCGTGTACGTGGAGAGactagagagagaggggtgccAAACCGTGGGAACACTTACAGCCTAGTGATATGGCACACGGTGTTGTTCTGGTCGGAGCAGTCGCACTTGATCGCGGTGGTGTTCTGGTCGGAGAAGTCGGTGCCGTCCGTCGCCGCGCCGGTGCACGGGTCGCCGCTGAGGTTCCATGACGCCGCCGCTTGCTGCCCGAGCTTCGCGAACACCGCGTtcagcgccgccgctgcaaaTGCAAAACACACGGGAAAACTGTTTAACAGCTGAGTGAACGTCCACACATTTattacatgtcatctaaatggttataaaaaatttaaaaaataacaagatagattaatatgtaatatatcaatccacaaacatgcaatttaaaattcaacttctacaaattataataaaaataacaaacaaaacttaaattactatatgtatatttataattaaatttgttatttttgttacaagttatagaagttgaatttgatatTTGTGtaatgatatattacatatttatctatcttgccaaatttttttaaaaaaatttcgcaACCATCTAATTGATATgtaataaacgggtggacgtaCACTCAgttattagaatccatctcccAAAACACCACCACACCAAACCAAGTAACTATCCACGCTATAACTATCAGCATATCCTTGGAACTCCTTCACCGTCCGATGGTCTACAATGGTCTAGGCCGAGAAAATCGGTCGGCCAGGAGTAGGTCAACACGCCGAAATGGCTCGGCTTGAACAAGCATGGTTTCAGACTTAAAAACGAAGGTGgccaataattaaaaaaaaatcatgtcgatcggtgacgacggcgtgtgaactgaatttttttttggaaggagaAAGATAGCGAACTTGGAACAGTACAGCTCAAGAACAGGATCATCATGCTTGCACCTTGCAGAGTTGCAGGCTTCAAAATTAGGATGCAGGTGTTCTCATGGCAAGCATCAATTCAAGCTCAACAACTCAATACAACGTAAAAATCTTCAGCACAAGCCAAACGTAGCAAAGCAGAGATGGATTATCATCAAGCGATTATTCATTCCTGACAGGctacagcaacagcaacaaaaatccccaaaaacaAGAATCTCAAGGCAAAGACTCCCGAAAATGCGGATTTTCCCCTCTTAAATTTGAAGACGGAATCATGTTAGAATAAATGGGGTAGGCCTAATTTATTCCTAATAAATTTTATGGGATTATAATTAGTGTTAAGGGATTAATACCACattaaaaatttatatggaaagaTCTCAACTTAAATAAATTATTACTACTGGAGAGCActtgttgaccggttgagattGTGGTGGGACTACCGCACATGCGCGCCGAGTCAGGCCAGGGCGAGGGCGATCAGAAGATTCGACTGTTACTCGAACAACGGTTAAACGATTCAAACCCGAATTGATTCCTCTTCCCCTCACACACTATGTAAGCCCACCACCGAATTAATTCATGCATTATATAATCCCACCACCGAATTGATTCACGCACTATATAAGCCCACCATCGATAGACCTTGAACAACAGATAAACTTATCGAAGGACCCTAATTGATTCCTCTCCCCCTCACGAACTATACTATATAAGCCCATCACCGATAGACCTCACAATGGATAAACGATTCAATCCGATTTGATTATCAAAGGACCCAAATTGATTCATCTCCCCCTCATGTATTATATAAGCCCACCACCACTCATGCACTATATAAGCCTAACACCAATAGATAGAGGAAATACAACTATGATCACGTGCACTATTTTATCATCGGTGGTATGTCTTCTTCTGTTCCTGTGTTGCACCTCTGCTTCTCCAGTTCGGAGCACTTTTTGCGTGCACAAGTGTTTAGGAGAGTATCTATACGGGTAGGCAGGTGATCAAATTTTTGGGGAGCGCTTCCTAGCGCGACTGCTCTGCTGCGTCGGTTCTGCACGACGTCGTCTTCTTCATCTGCATCGTTCACTTTGACTACTTCCACTACAACGGCATGTCTACTGGAGGAGGAAATGATAGAGGCGCTAGCAGCAACGGCACACCTGGAGGCGGTAACGGCACTCCTATTGGTGACGAGAACATCAACATCAATGGAGGCAACAATGCCTCATCCAGAGCTAGAGTGTTATTCAGGTATATCGCATTTCTAACTATAGTGTTAAATGTTTCTAGATGATGTTTTTGTAGTCATTAGCATGATCATGTTTAGCACTTTCACTAGATCAATTTCCGTTGCACATGTCAACTAGCAAACATGTCGAATTATGACCATATTTTCAACATTTTCAACTAACTCCATCAGGACGAACCGCTtctcaaacaaacaaacaaaattaaaaaacttCCGTTtcattcagaaatcagaatcgAAGCAGGCAGGCACGCGTGCTCACCTTCAGTCGGATCAGTCTTCGTTGCTACCCGCTGAGCCTGAACAACCGCGGCTGCAAGAAGCAGCAGGAACACACCGCCATGGAAGAGGAGATGGCTCACCCTCATCGCCTTctgctcgcctcctcccctctctccgtTTCTGGGAGAAGCGAAGCGGTGACGACGATATCGTCGGTCGTAGCAAGGGACGCGCGCTGCGACGAATACTGGAGacaatatacacacacacaataCACAGTAAGCAGTTCTTGCATTACTATTCTGACCAAATTGTTGTACTGCTAATAGTAGTATAGTACCAGTACTCATCAAACGGCAACGCTGCTGCTGTCAACAGTCAACtgcataaaaaaattgagatatttaaccatttaccacatttagatgtggcaattaactttttgccactggacccacatgtcatagacatatgtggacccacatgtcattgagataggggtgacaaatagttatttgccaaatctaaaagtggcaaatagttaaaagcccctaAAAAAATAGGGCAGAAACAGCAGCGAGCAagcaaagagagaaaagatgagagagaaaaggagcgggctacagatctatagccggctgcagcacggacttcaagacgcagtgtgtgtataacgggtgggaccatatattaatagtatagtaagcaactattgtatgaattagttattagattggctatagatgaattggagctagtagttggctacaccattgaacttgctctaattagTTGCCGACTCCACGCGTGTGCCGAGGCAAGAAAAGCAACAGCATCGTTTTCCTACTGGACCATGCAGTTGTGGGGTCCACGTGATTAGTAGTCTGTGGATGAGAAGATGACACGTGTAGACATGACactataaaaaaagaaaagaaaggtttTGGTATTGAGTGGAGGCAGCTTGTAGACTATTGTTGTACAGATTAGCTATTTGGTGAAATAGTATTTTATTATACTTGTCAGGTTTTTGAGTTGACAGCTTACTCCTCTATTAAACTttctctaagagcaagtttaatagtatagccaactattagctccaatacatctatagccaatctaatagctaattcatacaatagttacatactacattattaatatcttatcccacctgtcatacacacactgcgtcttgaagtctgtgctacagctggttacaaatctgtagcccgctccccttctctctcctcatttatctgcttaaaatatgtttgcagctggcttatagcctgctattgttcCTGCTCTAAGCGCGGTTGTTgcagtattctttttttttttttttgagcggGAGGGGTCAGGGGTCTCTGTCCACGTGGGTTGCGAATGTTGAAAAGGAGGGGAAACTGGGGAAAGAGTCAAAGCGTTGGCAAAGAATTATCTAAAAATAGCGTTGGCAAAGAGGTGGTTCATGGTCATGGATGGGGGTAAGTAGCTTTTGAATGGGAAATTGTCTGGTATAACTAGTGGAGTTGGGGTGGACGACAGGTTCTGGAGCAAGAAATATACTAATGGTTTTTTCTCGCTAATATGAATTAATTTTCAAATATGCTCTGCTAGCTGGTTTTGATCTACTGATTTCGACAACTCTATTGATTATACCATAACTCGTTAGATGATTATgtgttgttaaattttgatgCGGTTAAGACGATTATTTTGGTATAGGTCTACTTTTGGACCATAGAATACATTGGCAATACTTTGTCAACCTGAATGGAGTACTTAATATGAATGTTTTTTTATCCCGCATGCGCTCAGTTGTTTGCTTGaccattactatttttttaagtgaCCGTATCCCGCTGGTTCATAGTACCAGGGATTTTTTTAGTTAAAGTTATAACAACTCTTTTGGGGTGTGGCCAAATCACCCAAATCATCAAAATATTCTAACTTTTAACATTTAAAAATTCCCATAAAAATTGAAGGCATttactttcctttttttaattagtgcCAGCGATCTCCATGAAAATGGCAAGCTGGCTAATAAGCTCAAAAGTGAAACAAGATAAGGACAGCGATCTGCGCTGCAAAACTGACAGTATTCACAAGACGAGATTGTCATCTGCCACTTCATGACAAGTCAGACCCGCGCGAAAAATCACCGGCCTTCCGGGATGACGGAGTTCAAGAACAACGACGAGCCTTGCTGCTCCGAGGTCGATCCCGGCGCCGAGCTCGACTGCCCGCTGACGGCGCTGTTGGCGAAGCTGGTGTTGCCACCCTTGATCTGCCACTCGGTGATGTAGCTCGGCTTTGTCAGCACATCGGGCACCTCCACATCGCCGGCAAGC is part of the Oryza glaberrima chromosome 4, OglaRS2, whole genome shotgun sequence genome and encodes:
- the LOC127772272 gene encoding uncharacterized protein LOC127772272 — encoded protein: MSTGGGNDRGASSNGTPGGGNGTPIGDENININGGNNASSRARVLFRNQNRSRQARVLTFSRISLRCYPLSLNNRGCKKQQEHTAMEEEMAHPHRLLLASSPLSVSGRSEAVTTISSVVARDARCDEYWRQYTHTQYTCQRSP